CACGATCTTGAACTTCCCAATAATGCCGATGGTCAGGCTACCGGCGGGGCATCCTATAGCACAAAAAACTCCGCTAACCTACTGTTCATAATCGCAGATTCCAAACAGCCCCTAGCCTTTGCGCTGCCAATACCGGAAAGCCTGCGGCGCCGCCACGACCACCAGCAGGATGCGGATCAGGTGGCTGGAGGCCACGAAGGCAACGTCGATGCCGAGCGCCAGGGCAATCAGGCTCATCTCGGCCACCCCGCCAGGCGCGATGGCCAGCATGTTTGCCGCCAACGAGGCGCCGCCCAATTCCGCGCCCAGCCAGGAAAAAGCCAAGGCCAGGCCCAGCAGCACGACGTTGGCGCCCAGCGACAAGGCCAGCGTGCGGGCCACCGAGCGCAACGATATGCCGGAAAATCTCGCCCCGATGCCAGCGCCAATGACGACCTGCGCCAGCGCCACCAGTGCCTGCGGCGGGCTCGAAGCGGTCAGGCCGCTGATGTGCACCAGGGCCGACAGCACCATGGGGCCGAGCAGGAAACTGGCCGGCAGACGCAGCCGCCGGGCGCCCCACGATCCGACCACGGCGCAAAACAACAGGATTGCCGCTTCCTGCAGGCTCAAGTCGGGATGCCACAGGCTCGCCGGACCGGCAAGGCCGGCGGGGCCGGCGGCTGGGGCCACCGAGGTCGCAGGGATAACAGGATCAAGCAGGCCGAAGAGCCCGAAGCCCAGCGGGATGACGAAGACGACAATAAGAACGCGTACGGCGTGGCACAGCACCAGGGTCCGGGCATCTCCGCCCAGGGCTTCGCCATTTATGGTCATCTCGGTCAAACCGCCGGGCATGGCCGAAAAGTAGGCGGTGACGGGATCGAAGCCGCCGATCCGGGAAAAATAGAAAAAGCCCAGCGTGCCCGCGGTCAGGGTATAGATTGCCAGCAACACCAGCGTGTCGAGCCAATCGACGAGCGAGCCCACCAGATCCGGCGTGAAGGCGCTGCCCAGCATGATGCCCAGCACCGCGATCATGGTCGTGCGCAGGCCCATGGGTACCAGCGTTGCCTGGCCCGCGAGCGCCGCCACCGTGGTCGCCGCCATGGCGCCCAGCAACCAGGGCAGGGGTAGGTCGAAATAACGGAAAATGGCGCCGCCACCCGCCCCCAGCACCAAGGTCAAGGCCAGCGCCCGAGCCTGCATCCAGTCGATGGTGGGTAGGCTCATTGCGGGAGGCTAAGGCACGAACTGCTCGCGAACAATACGTTCCTCGAGGTTGTGTTCGGGATCGAAGAGCAGGTGCAGCGTGGTCTTCCTATCCTCGGCGATGCGGACACTGACAACGTCCCGCACTTCGGTGTCGTCGGCCACGGCGCTGACCGGCCGTTTGCCGTCACTGAGGACATCGATGCGGACCTGGGCGGCGTTGGGCAGTATGGCGCCGCGCCAGCGCCTGGGCCGGAAGGCGCTGATCGGCGTCAAAGCCAGGACCTGGGCACCGAGCGGCAGGATGGGGCCATGGGCCGAAAGGTTGTAAGCGGTGCTACCGGCCGGCGTGGCCACCAGGACGCCATCGCAAACCAACTCGTCGAGACGGACCACGCCGTCGACCGTGATGCGCAGCTTCGAGGCCTGCCGGGTCTGGCGCAGCAGCGCCACCTCGTTGACCGCCAGCGCCGTGCGGCGCCGCCCGTCAGCGCGCACGGCAACCATGCGCAAGGGGTGAAGTTGAACCGCCTGGGCCACGGCCAAGCGACCGTAGAGGTCGTCCTCGGCATAAGAGTTCATGAGAAAGCCGACGCTGCCCAGGTTCATGCCGAATATGGGCACGCTGCGCTTCATGTGGCGGCGCAGCGTTTGCAGCATGAAGCCGTCGCCGCCGATGGCGATGATGATGTCGGCATCACGGGGCGGCACGTGGGGGTAGCGCGCAGCCAGGTGTCGCCGGACGCGACGGGCTTCGCGGGTGGGGCTGGCAACGAAGGCAAGGGCGGGCTGGGCCATGGCTGTGATTTTTTGTGATTTATTGTGATTTATTGTGATTGTCGTGGTTTTGTCGATGCGGCGGGGTGTAGCGGAAGTATAGCGCAGGGTCGTCCGGACGCCACCCGCCTCCCTTGCGAGGGCGAACGAGCCTCGTCATGATGGCGCAATCCGGTTGAGGAGATTAGGAGGGGTGGGCATGTCGGACACTTGCCGCCGCTGGGCGGGGATGTTGCAGCTGGCGCTGGTGGCGCTGGCGCTGACGGCCTGTCAAGCCACAGCGAGTGCCACGCTGCCGCCGCAAGCGGCCACAGGGACCAAAGCGGCAAGTGGGGATCGCCATCAGGGCTACTATTATCCGCCGCCAAGCAGCCGCGAGAGCTATCAGGTTCGGGCCGCCGCGCTGGACAAGAGCAGCCGGCAAATGCGCATCGGTTTCGTTACCGCGCTCGGCCGTCAGCAGGTCGAGCGGCCCTACGCGCCGCGCTACGCGATTTTCGCCAAAGGCGGCGAGGCCGACAAGATGATCATCGTCTCACTCCAGCGCGGCTACCTCGACACCATCTATCAGGGCCGCGCCCTGCTCGCTCAGCTCACCGCCATCGCCCGCGCCAGCCCGCTCTTTCAACAGATCGGCGTGCAGGACTATTTCACCTTCTTCGATCTCGCCGGTCTGCTCGGCTTCCGCCGCATCACCATCAGCGACGGCGACAGCTACGCCCACCAGATTACGCTGAAATAGAGCGCGAAGCAGCGCCGCCGCCGGCCCTCAGCCGCCGGTGACGCTCATATGGCGCTCGAGCGCCAGGGGTTGGCGGGGACCGAGGTCGAATTCGTGGCCCTGGGGCTTGCGGGCGATGGCCCGGTCGATGGCCAGCTCGAGGGCGGCGTCGTCCGGGCTCTGGCGCAAGGGCGTGCGCAGATCGGCGGCATCGTTCTGGCCCAGGCACATATAGAGCGTGCCGGTGCAGGTCAGCCGCACCCGGTTGCACGAGGCGCAGAAGTTCTGCGAAAGCGGCGTGATCAGGCCCAGCCGGCCGCCGGTCTCGCGCACCCGCAGATACTGCGCCGGGCCGCCCGTGCGGTGCTCGCTCTCCTCGATGGTCCAGCGTTCCTCGAGTTGGCGGCGCAGCACCGAGAGCGGCAGATAATGGTCGCCGCGCCGGCCCGCGACCTGGCCCAGCGGCATGGTCTCGATAAACGTGAGGTCGAAGCCCTGTTCGCCGCACCAGACGACCAGGCGGTCGATTTCGTCGTCGTTGACGCCTTTCATGGCGACGGCGTTGATCTTGATGGCAAGGCCGGCCGCCTTGGCCGCGGCCAGGCTATCGAGCACCTGGCCGAGATCGCCGCGGCGCGTGATGGCGCGGAAGCGGTCGGCATCGAGGGTGTCGAGCGAGACGTTGACGCGCCGCACCCCGGCGCCATGGAGGTCGGCAGCGTATCGCCCGAGCTGGCTGCCGTTGGTGGTGAGCGTAAGTTCGTCCAGCGCCCCCCTCTTGAGGTGCCGGCCCAGGCCGCGGATCAGCGTCATCACGCCGCGCCGCACCAGGGGCTCGCCGCCGGTCAGCCTGAGCTTGCGCACGCCCTTGCGCACGAAGGCCGAGCACAGCCGGTCGAGCTCCTCCAGCGTCAGCACCTCGGCCTTGGGCAGGAAGTTCATGTGCTCGGCCATGCAATAGGTGCAGCGAAAATCGCAGCGGTCGGTGAGCGAGACCCGCAGGTAGCTGACGTGGCGGCCGAATGGATCGATCATGGGTTTTTGGCTGGTTTCGAAGCCTCGTCCGAGGCACCATACCGTTATATTCGCTCATATATAACCTTTGTCAAACAAGATTTTGTTGGTGCGGCGATCTGACGCGCTTCGTTCCTGCGCTATCATGTCCCTGGCGCCTTCATCCGAGCCCGATCACCCGAGGAAACCATGTCGCGCAACCCTTTTGCCGCTATCCTGCGCCAAGCCCAAGAACCAGGCACGCCAAGCGCCGGCTGGCAAGCCGCGGCGACGCTCTACCACGCCTACTTGACCGGCCTGATCCTGCTGCTGGCCAACCGCCGCGGCGCGGCCGATGTGGGGGAATGGAGTTTTCGCCTGTTTCGCCGCCAGCACCTGGCCAAATTCACCTCGAGTTTCGCCAAACTGGGCCTCCATGGCTTGCCCGACGCCGTGGCGGCGGCGCGCTACCATTATCTGGCCAACGCCATCGGCGGCGTCGAGGTAACGTATCATGAGGAATCGGCGCACAAGGCCTGGGTGCACTTCCGCCATCCCCGCTGGCTTTACGCCGGCGCGGCGGTCTGTGGCGTGCCGGTTGAGGTGAGCCACGGTTTTTTACGCGGCTGGTACGGCCACAACGGGATCTCAATGGGCAACCCGCGGCTCGGTTTCGTCTGCACCAGCCAGGACATGACGGGCCAGTACGGCCTGGCGGGATACTTTTTCGAGTACGGCCACGACCTGGCCGAAGAGGAACGGCTGCAATTCTCGGACGAACCGATCCCTGCCTTCGATCCCGCCGGGGTCCCTGGGCTCGATGCCGCCGAGTGGCCGCCCGAGCGCCTGCACAAGGCCAACCGCAACTACGCCATGGACTACATCGCCAACGGCCTGCCCGAACTTGTCGACCAGATCGGCGCGGCCAACGCGGCCGAGCTCGGCCGCCTGGCCGGCCACCTGATCGGGGCGCAATTTTTCACCGAGGTGGCCGAGCGCCTGGGGCTTGGCGAGGGGCCCACGGCGGCGCATTCCTTCGCCGCCTTCATGACCGCCCTGGCCCAAGCCCAGGACGACGCGGCCGAGTGGTCGGCCGACGGCGACGCCGCCCTGGTGCACCAGTCGAGCTGGCGCCTGATGCGCGGCCAAAGCCCCGATCCCGCCGTCTTCGCTGCCTGGAACGGCCTTTGGCAGGGCGCCTTGGCCGCCTATGATCCGAGGCTCGAGCTCGATGTGCTGGGCCGGCTGGACAGAGGCGACGAGGCTTTCGAGTGGCGGGTTGGGGTGCGACAATAACGTCTTATCAGTGGAGAACCGCATGCCAAACAAAACTCGCGCCATCAGCCATATCGGAATCCTGGTGCACGACGCCGACGCCGCCACGCGGCTCTGGACCGAGGCTTTCGGCTTCCAGAAATTCAACGACCTCAGCATCGAGGTGGAAGGCATCCGCAGCGTCTTCCTCTCGCCCGGCGGCACCGCCGAAGAGATGACCATCGAGATCATGGAGCCCTTGGACAAGTCCGACATGGAGAACGCGCTTTTATCTCTGGCCGGTGTGGCCGCTCGTACCGCTTTCGCTTCCTGCGGCAGGACAAGGCCCCGGTGCAGCAGCAACTCCACAGCGGTCAAGACGGTGTTCAGCACCATTAGCGGTGGGGTAAATCCTCGATGTGCGGCGGCGCTACCAACATCCACCATAATTTCAAAAAATCTTTTTTTCACCCGTGATGAAATGCCCCTCTTTCGCCATGGCCTCTAATTTGCCTTTGAACCCACCCTTCTGGTCCCCGACACGAATGTGCATGGCGCGATCGAGTAGCGTGCGGGTCCCCAGTCTGTATTTTGGAGGCTTCCGCGTCGGGGAGGTCGTGGCACTGCGCTGGCAAGACGTGCAGGCTCGGGAGGACGGTGGCCAAGTCACGGTTTCTGGCAAGGGTGGCAAAACGCGCTCGGTTCGCATCTACAATGGCGCTTGGAAGCGCCTGAGTGCTCTCCGGCACGGTGCGTCCGCCGAAGGAGCCGTGATCGCCTCGCGCAAG
This portion of the Alphaproteobacteria bacterium genome encodes:
- a CDS encoding AbrB family transcriptional regulator encodes the protein MSLPTIDWMQARALALTLVLGAGGGAIFRYFDLPLPWLLGAMAATTVAALAGQATLVPMGLRTTMIAVLGIMLGSAFTPDLVGSLVDWLDTLVLLAIYTLTAGTLGFFYFSRIGGFDPVTAYFSAMPGGLTEMTINGEALGGDARTLVLCHAVRVLIVVFVIPLGFGLFGLLDPVIPATSVAPAAGPAGLAGPASLWHPDLSLQEAAILLFCAVVGSWGARRLRLPASFLLGPMVLSALVHISGLTASSPPQALVALAQVVIGAGIGARFSGISLRSVARTLALSLGANVVLLGLALAFSWLGAELGGASLAANMLAIAPGGVAEMSLIALALGIDVAFVASSHLIRILLVVVAAPQAFRYWQRKG
- a CDS encoding NAD kinase, whose translation is MAQPALAFVASPTREARRVRRHLAARYPHVPPRDADIIIAIGGDGFMLQTLRRHMKRSVPIFGMNLGSVGFLMNSYAEDDLYGRLAVAQAVQLHPLRMVAVRADGRRRTALAVNEVALLRQTRQASKLRITVDGVVRLDELVCDGVLVATPAGSTAYNLSAHGPILPLGAQVLALTPISAFRPRRWRGAILPNAAQVRIDVLSDGKRPVSAVADDTEVRDVVSVRIAEDRKTTLHLLFDPEHNLEERIVREQFVP
- a CDS encoding molybdopterin-guanine dinucleotide biosynthesis protein A, whose protein sequence is MSDTCRRWAGMLQLALVALALTACQATASATLPPQAATGTKAASGDRHQGYYYPPPSSRESYQVRAAALDKSSRQMRIGFVTALGRQQVERPYAPRYAIFAKGGEADKMIIVSLQRGYLDTIYQGRALLAQLTAIARASPLFQQIGVQDYFTFFDLAGLLGFRRITISDGDSYAHQITLK
- the moaA gene encoding GTP 3',8-cyclase MoaA, translated to MIDPFGRHVSYLRVSLTDRCDFRCTYCMAEHMNFLPKAEVLTLEELDRLCSAFVRKGVRKLRLTGGEPLVRRGVMTLIRGLGRHLKRGALDELTLTTNGSQLGRYAADLHGAGVRRVNVSLDTLDADRFRAITRRGDLGQVLDSLAAAKAAGLAIKINAVAMKGVNDDEIDRLVVWCGEQGFDLTFIETMPLGQVAGRRGDHYLPLSVLRRQLEERWTIEESEHRTGGPAQYLRVRETGGRLGLITPLSQNFCASCNRVRLTCTGTLYMCLGQNDAADLRTPLRQSPDDAALELAIDRAIARKPQGHEFDLGPRQPLALERHMSVTGG
- a CDS encoding VOC family protein; the protein is MPNKTRAISHIGILVHDADAATRLWTEAFGFQKFNDLSIEVEGIRSVFLSPGGTAEEMTIEIMEPLDKSDMENALLSLAGVAARTAFASCGRTRPRCSSNSTAVKTVFSTISGGVNPRCAAALPTSTIISKNLFFTRDEMPLFRHGL